CAGTGAAACTCAAATGGATGCCATGCGCATGATAACATAACCACGGGTCTATTTGGTAGTTTTTCAGAGGTTAAGTTTAGGAAGCATTATACGCCATGAATTGATTCATTCAGATGGCCACTGTACCTTGATCTTCAGCTGAGCAACCTGTGGCAAATGGTGCAGAATTCATTAGAAGACTTCAGTTTACTCCACTCAGTATTCCTAGACTTTCTCTCCCCACTACCCCCTACTATCTGTAAGTGAAGTGACTTGGCGTGTTATGAGTTATGGCAGTCGAGAAGTCGGTTTACAGGGAAAAATAAGTTAGGGTCAAAAGCCTTTATTGTCTCCTGCATATCAGTCaccaaaacagtttttttttattaatgatagAATTCAAAATTTTCTCAAATTCGAATTCCAGAGAGCAGGTACGTCAAATGGACCCCTCAAATCCAAATATAGGTGTCaagtgtcaaaaataaattatgtacaaGAAATCAAAAATACTAACTATGTAACTATGGTGTTAGAACATTCAacctttttaatgtttgtttttcaaactaagtttccagaatcaatacatattgtagtttttatttttacaattagatgtttaaagtacaatatcttggagaATGGAAACTGGACAggtattaagaaaaaattgacctagtaaactccagaggttatcagtgttgaatttttggtAATTTACTGTATCTCCTgtgatatttttctttgaatctttttaCTCAAATATTGAATCCTTCATTTACTAAGTATTGTACGGTATTTGATAAGCCCAAccctactttttaaaaaaataaaaatggacttAGCGACTTCTTTAAAGCTCACTTCATTTATTGAGCTGGTGCTCTCGGCATTCAAGTTCGATAGTTCCATTACACTCAGAGCGTGTGGCTTTCGGTTTGTACAGAAGATTGAGTGTAGGAAGTATGAGGTATGTGAAAATAAAAATCAAGCTTTTCTGCTGCAAATGTGTGCCAGGAGAAATGATACTGTGTGACATGTACAACTTCTGTTCTTCAGTTTTATAATGCACCTGGAAACATTTGGCACTTCTCGCTGCCTTGCGCCTTGCTCATAAATCACTGTTTGTGAGGAAGATGTGGCAATTTTTACAGTCAGCCAACTGATTTTCTGAGGGCTCTTCCGTTTACCCCACCCTATTCATTCCTTCGCCGCTACATCTCTGTGTGTGACCTTGATCTCGACAAGACATTAAACTCTAACTCATCTATTCCCTCGTTACTTCGGTCATTCCCAGGGTGGCGCAACTGAATAGGTAGAATAtggcaaataaaaaaactgtgcgGTTGATAAAtgccaacaaaacaaaaattaagttttaattataaagaaaacttagaAATTCCTTAAATATaatgacataaataaaaaaagtaattttacaacaTTATTATTTCAGAATTTATGATTCTGGTTTACCATGTTCTCCTGAAATCACTCGAAGCAACGTTTCCTTGCTAAAATGCCATGGTCAATTTCCTTCTCCAGCGCTACTTGATATGTAATATTTGTTTCCGTCCCTAACAGTTTGGACGTGGAGCACATTAAAAAACTATAACTAATGTTGTCATAACACGATAACAGTTATTAACAAAGGTAAACTGACTTCCTTGACatgtaaaataaatgaatttcttcAATTCAAATACCatcaagagattttttttttatataaatgccaAAGATCATACCGGTTATCACTATAATTCAAATGgatatatgtaaatttaaaacagTAAAGTGTCTATTGGAATGTGTTGTTGCAGTTTGAAATTAgtgtaacttaaaatttttacacacacacatagtaTTAAATCGTTTAATCAAGACTGCATTAAACTGtattgaaaaccttttttttttatccgaaATAATCTGTAAAGTCTGAGGTGATCCCGACGAAAGCCTCCTTCAAGTTGTCGGCCTGCTCCTTGACCTGCTCTTTCAGGTGTGTCGCCATATCCGCCATCGCTTGCTTCATGCTCTCGAACATCTCATCCATGGCCTTCTTCATGTTCTCCACCGCCTGTTGCATTGCCTCTTTCATCTGGTTCATCCTCTCCTCTATCGCCTTTTTCATCTGCTCCGCCTCCTTTCTTATGCGTTCCGCCTCTTCTTTTATGTGCTTCGCCTTCTTTATCTTGGCCGCCTGGTCTTTCAGCTGCTGGGCCTCGTCTTTGGTGAGGTCCAGCTCGCCTTTCAGCTGCTCCGCCTCCCCGTTCAGCTGCTCCGTCTCCTGCTTCAGCTGCCTCCCGTCCTTCTCCATTTCCTCTTTCAGCTGCTTGACCACCTGGATCAGGTTCACCACCGACGTCTTCATTTGCTCCATCTTCTCCGCTAATGACTCCAGCATTTCCTCCATCCTCTTTTTCAGGTCTTCCGCCTTCTGTTCCAGTTGCTCCAACGTCTCTTTAAGCTGCCCCATCTTCTGCTTCAGCTGCTCGAGTGTCTGTTGCAGCTGCTCCATTTCTGCTTTCAGGTGCTGTGCCTCTCCTTTCAGGTGCTATGTCTCTTCTTTCAGATGCTGCACCACCTTTTGCAGATGTTCGACTCGTGTGCTCCACCTGTTGCAGTAACTGATGTTTTCAATATTTTGCGTAAACCCATTTACACAATTTACAACATCTTTGCTTACAGTATGGGGAAGAATATCTTTTTTACAACCTCATCCACTAGTATCAGTATATTTTACCCAACACAAGGTTAATAGCTTGTATCGTGCCATATGTTTGCACGCCTGGAAAGGACAAACTTATTTTGCCGGCTACCACCAGATGCAGTTAACCtgccaacaactttaatattgtaTTTGAATTCTTAATGTTGTTGAAAATTCAAGCGCCATGAAATCTTGTAGCTCGCAAAACGTAACAGATACCTAATGTAATGTGTTTGTAACTTAGTGTATGACCTAGATGATGTTGCAGTGACATTTTGGCAGTAAAAACTGGTAAACTGAATTCAGCAGAGCAATGCTTCAATCCTTTTACATCGACTAGGGCTGTGCTGTCCCTCAATCCCTGTGTGCCTTGCTCTggtcaccccccccctccccccttctgtgTTTGTCAAACGTCTATGAACCTCCCTGAAGCGAGTTTGTGCGTGTGTTGTGCCCGAGCGGCAGATGTAGAATCAGTGCCTCGCTCCTCTTAGTTGTCATTTTAAATAAGTTGAATAAATAGTGCAATGAACGGTTCTTGTTATGCCCCAGtgtacttgtttttttttccccccaggaATATAAAAATAGAATATGGCTCTGTCATTTGGAACACCATTAATAAAACTCATTGTgataaattttagaaataataacttaaattaatcaaaaattatgtctacataaaaatttcaataacattgttgatttacactCCCTTCTTGGTTCTTTGTCATCAAGAAGAGATACATATATTAGATGCGCTGTTTGTAAGTAACTCCTATGatgataaacttaaaaaaacttagaaaacactggaactaaaatattatcCTTCAACAGTAGTAATCAACCACTGTTaggttctttaaacaaaaaaaattatatttcatttagtTTTGTTAAAAACTTTGATAAATTCAATAGCTAAATTAATTAATAGATTACGATGAACTCAAAAATGCAATTTTGAGCACTTACTGTAGAAAATTACTCAATTATCCACTGCAGTTATAAAGTTAAACTGATAGCCTGCCATTGGGTGTGGAGCAATCCGTGCTgataatttaaatgaattaaatttaccTACCACCAAGTtcagaaaggttttttttattaaatatttctgaacttaaaaaaaatacacacacactaagttaataagttttttttttaaacttggaaATGCCAATTGTAATTTCTGGTCTACCCAGGAACATTCATAACAAGTGACATGACTGTTATTGTCTCTGTGCTTCTAGCAGACAGTTCAAAATCCATTGACCAGCTGCTTATAATGTATGATAACTGATCATGTATAGATAGCTACCAAATATATGtaatacatacataccaaccTGGACAAAGTAAACTCATCAAAACTTTCTAATCTCAGTTAAAATTATTGGCCCGTTAGAACtgtattttaggaattttttaacattttttttttctggtttgttGAACAAAGTTTACCATAGAGAATTAAatcattcaagcaaaaaaaaaattatgtgaaaaatTTGAAATTCATTCAAACTAAATCTTCTCtcatttttttgtgatatttttttttagttcactgATTTTGGTTTCGATCAAAATGTTGTAGGAGGCATTTTATGTTTGCAAATGTCACATCAAGCCAACAAAAATAtctttttgtatgattattttttactgtggCATTATATGTTTCCTTGCTTCCAGTggcattaaaactattttttttgttacctttGCAATTGGAGTCAGGCCTGTGATTGAATTCTGGAAGGAATGGATGACCATGTCTTTCAGAAAAGTAGCCAAATATATTCCCCTTCcctctttcttaaaataatttaagttgcTGGAATCTTGGAACAAATAATCTAATCCTGTTTATAgagttttgtgaattttttcaactaatttacagtttttttcctCTGTTCTTAAGAAAACACACATTTGTGCTCTtcaaagaaaattgaaaaaataaataaataaataaataaataacaattaacttACTGCAACCCTTTTTTCAGGGTTGTATTGATATTGGAATACTGAATGCAGCACCAAATTTTCaatcttatttaataaaattaaactgaGAATTTATACTGACTATCAAACAACAAGTAACTTGACAGAgaattaagcattttttttttttttgtgaatcaaTGCACCAagtataaaatgttaaaaatattttgttgctagAAAATCTGTATCAGATTATAAGTATGTACTCAAAAAATTTTCTGTTATTGGCATCAAACAAAAGCTCAGAatgatcatttttttattttgtcgttGACACCTAGAAGATATAATCTCAGTTGTAGTTTACATAAGATTCAGGTCTTGGGTGACCTTTATTTTGTTGataatgaatatttatttaccaATAAAGCTGTGTTGTTCAGTTTTAACATTTGTTGACATTCAAATTGGCACACCTGTCTTTGTGTTTGGTTAGTTTAAAGTTTCCATTATCTCCCACCGAATATAAAGTGCTGTATATGAACGAGAAAGGGAGAGGACAAGATAGAGAGAGACATTGTACTTAATTAAGAAAGAGTGTTTGTGTCTTAACAGTGTCTCGTTGGCGATAAGTTGACCGGAGCCACGTAATATGTCGAGAGCGTACATTTTCTGAACAGCGTCTGCCATTAGTTTTGAGTTCTTGGTGATGTAACCAGGGTTATTGTGCCAGCTGGTAAAGAGAT
The nucleotide sequence above comes from Bacillus rossius redtenbacheri isolate Brsri chromosome 17, Brsri_v3, whole genome shotgun sequence. Encoded proteins:
- the LOC134540590 gene encoding uncharacterized protein PF3D7_1120000-like, translated to MEQLQQTLEQLKQKMGQLKETLEQLEQKAEDLKKRMEEMLESLAEKMEQMKTSVVNLIQVVKQLKEEMEKDGRQLKQETEQLNGEAEQLKGELDLTKDEAQQLKDQAAKIKKAKHIKEEAERIRKEAEQMKKAIEERMNQMKEAMQQAVENMKKAMDEMFESMKQAMADMATHLKEQVKEQADNLKEAFVGITSDFTDYFG